Below is a window of Myxococcales bacterium DNA.
ACTATGGCGACGCTCGCGGGGAGGCGCGGCTGCGTGAGGCGCTGGCCCGCATGTTGGCCGAGACGCGCGGCCTGGCCGCCACGTCCGACGATGTGCTCCTCATGCGGGCAGCCAGCAGGCGATCTGGCTGGCGGCGCAGGCTCTCTTGCGCCCTGGCGATCGCGTGGGCGTCGAGACCTACGGCTATCCGCCGGCCATGCAGGCGCTTCTCTCGACGGGTGCCGTGCTCGTGCCCCTGCACGTAGATGCCGAAGGCGTGCGCCTCGACGAACTCGAACGGGCCCTGGCGGCGGGAGGCCTCGTGGCGGCGTACCTGATACCTCGCCACCAATACCCGACGACGGCCTCGCTCATCGCGCCTCGTCGCCTGGCCTTGCTCGCGCTCGCCCGGCGGCACCGCTTTGCCCTCATCGAGGATGACTAGTCACACGAGTTTCACTTCACGGGGCGTCCCCGCTTACCCCTGGCCAGCCAGGACGCGCACGGTGTGGTCATCTACGTCGGCAGCCTGCTGAAGGTTCTAGCCCCAGGGCTGCGCATTGGCTACGCGGTGGCACCCGTGCCCGTGCTCGAACGCATGGCGGCCCTGCGGACATCCATCGACCGACAGGGCGACAACGTGGCCGAAGCGGCGGTGGCGGAGCTTCTCGAAGATGGTGATCTGGCCCGCCGTTCGCGTCGCATGCGCCAGGTCTATCAGGCAAGGCGCGACGTGCTGATGACGGCGCTTCGAGACACGCTGGGTGAACGCGTTTCGTTCGAGGTGCCCCAGGGCGGCATGGCGTTATGGGTACAGGTTCATGGCGACGATCCGGTCGCGTGGGCGAAAAAGGCACGGGAGTGCGGTGTCACGTTCGGCGCGGGACGCGATTACCACGTGTTTCGCAAGCCCGTGCCGTTCGTTCGCATGGGCTTCACACGCCTCGACGAACGTGAACTGCGGCGGGCGGTACGGTTGGCTGAAACCGCCTGGGTCGAGGCCTGAACCTGCCCGAGCTGGCTTCGGGGCAAGCCCTCGACACCCAGAAGCGGAGCCGTTGCGAGCCGGGCGTGCATCACGGGGCTCGTGCTTGCCGTGCTCGCGCTGCCAGCTTGCCGCCGCGACACCGCACCCTCACCGCCACCTCCTGCGACCAAAAGCGCGCCACCGGCGAACGTGAGGCCCCGAGATTCGTATTCTTTTTTGGCTCGGGGCCCCTCGAGGGCCCGATTTTCGAATTGCAATACCCCCGAAGGGGGCGGGTTGGCCTGTCTGGCTTATTTCAATTCACCCAGACATGCCGCGTCGCGTGCTGGGCGAATTCAAGATGCTTGCCTTACGAAACCGAGGCTGCCTCCTCGCGCAGCATCGCAAAAAGATCCGTGACGCCCGGGTCACAGCCCTGTTGCGTGAGCAGGGTGGTCACCTGGCCGCGATGGTGAGTTTGGTGGTTGAAGAGATGGGAGACGGCCCACCACAGTGGCGCCTCCTGCCGCTGTCCAAGCCGCAGGTAGACGAGTGGCCCCGTCAACCTCTCCGGAGTGAGCCCGGCGACCCATGCGGAAAGGGCCTCGTCCGTACGCCGCCGCTCGAGGCGCAGCTCTTCGAAGCTGCCGTAGAGCTCCTGGTCCAAAGAGCGGATGCCCCCAGGGCCGATGCAGCCGTCGGGCAGGGTCTTACCCTCAAACCGGGCGAGCCACACTCTATCGGTCAGCAAGAGATGGTTGAGCGTGCCGTGAATCGAGCGGAAGAACGCGCCTGCGTCCTTCTTGCGAACCTCGTCACTGAGCGTGGAGGCGCGCTCGAAGAGCTTGTCGTTCATCCAGCGGCTGTATCGCGCAAGGGAACTCAACCATTCGGGGCTCGCCATGGGCACGAGTATACCCAGCCTCAGTCGCAAGCGCCGAGACGCTTGAGGCTCCACTTGGGATTGCGCCCGTCGAGACCCGCGACGTTGTCCGGATAGTTCGAGTCTTGCAGCCAGATCCCCAGTTTCCCACCGGGGTGCTCGTACGTGACCGGCGGCAGGAGCTTGCTCGCGGTTACGCAGTCCTCGAACTCGGCGTAGGCACCGCTGCCCGCAAAGACCCCGACGTTGCCCGGCAAGCCCACCTTCTTGTCCGCGGTGGAGTCACCCACCAGCCACCAGTTGCAGCAGCCACCAGGTGCGAAGGCGTTGCCCGTCCAGCCCTGCCCGAGGTTCTATTTGTTGCACCCGTCCACGTAGGACAGCATGGCCGCCGAATGAGCCGCCCCCATCGAGCTTCCCTCCGGGGTCGCCCTCGTCACCACAACCAGCAGCCCGGGACAGCCTCGGAGAACGCCGAGCCGCCACGCAACGCCGCTGTTCGGCTCTGAGGGCCGGCGCTCATGACGAAGATTCACGGGCGTGAGCGCCGCACGCACACCAGGTTGCATCCCGAACCCAAGGGCGGATGCACGGTGCAGGCCCAGCTGCCATTGGCACACGTGCAAGCATTACCGATCTCGTTGCCACACACGTCGCCCGCCGTGCAGGCCGTCCCCGGTTGGTCGGCAGCGCCGCAGGTTCGCGGGCAGTTCGGCAGGACTTCTTCGGGGCAAGGATTGGCGCATTGGCTTTGGATGCAGTCGACAGGGGGCGCAGGCGCGCAGTCGCACACGGGCCCGCCGCAGCTGGCCTCCTGATACCCCGTGGCAAGGTCGTCGAGGGTCGCTTGCGTCAGGCTCTTGTTGACCAGGGCATAGCACCCGCCCAACCCGATTCCGCAGTGGCCGTAGAGCACATGGCAGTCGGCGGCCGCCTGACAGCTCTTGGCCGCTGAGATGACGGCTGTGTAGCCGTCCCTGCGATCAGTGCAGCTCAGGGTCATCGACCCGTCGACAGGGGCGTCACCGCCCGATGAGGATCCATCGACCGCGGCGTCGGCGCCGCAGGCGGGCTCGTACTTGCAGTTCCTATCGAACTGCTGCGTGATCTCATTCCACTCGCAGATTCGGGTGGTGCGAGTGCAGGCTTTTTCTTCGCTGTCGTCGCAGGCGGGTCCAAGAGCTGAAAGAAGGGCCAGGCCGAGCAACCAAGACGTAGAACGGAGGGTCGACGCTACGTACATGATGACCCGAGGTTAGGCGGCTGCCAGCCGCAAAACAAGCGAGTACGCTCGAACGGTGCCAGGTGATGGTGGAGCGAAGGTCACCCTGTCGTACAGCGCGTTCGACCCCGACTCATGCCCCGAACGCACTGGCGTGGTTGCCTGGCCCGCCCCGCAAGATCCCGCTCTCGGAACGGTGCACCCCGGTCGACTCGAGTGCGGCCAGCCGGTTCCGGGCGAGAGTAGGTTTCTTTACAACGTGCCCGCGCCGGGAGGGAACGCTGGCCAAGGGGCGCCTCCGTGCTCCGTTCAACGGTGACTGCAAAGCGCGCTTCGAAGCCCGGGCTGTCGCCGAACATCCCCATGACCCCGCAACTCGACCAGTCCAAACGACCAGCGTCCACCTGGATGAAACCCGATCTCCACCTCGGCAACATCGCCTGGGTCCACGACTGTGCGAGGAAGCTTCGGAAACACGACTTGGCTCCAGTGAGTGGGAGGCGCATTCGGCGCCGTCGACAGCTCGACGCTGGGAGACAGCCTCGCCCAAAAGGTGCCCATGATGCCGTCCAGAACACCCGGCCTGTCAATTGGGCAGACAACCCTTCGAAGAAACCTGCCGCTGGTCGATTCGCCGAGCTCGAAGTGCATGAATGGAACGGTCGGTCCCAAGGCCCGGGCCTGTCGACAGGCTTCGACCACGTAGGGCGATGCCTCGTTGACCAGCACCGCTTGCTGTAGGCGGCGAAGATCGAAACCAGCGACGTTGGTCCAGCACTGCCCATGCGTAGGCAGCAACCTGTGCCTCAGCCCTTCGTGCTCGATCGGGGTCAGCGCGAGCGCAAGTTCTTGCGGGATCATGCGGCCGCCAGGCTTGAGAAAACGGCGACGTGCATCGTGAAGGTACTCGACGACGAACTCTTCGAGCGCAAACTGTCCGAATAGTTCCGAGACGACGACGTCAGCGCGTTCCGGCAGGTCGACGGCGAGGGAGTTTGCAGAGACCCACACGATTCGATCGGCCAACTGGTTGTCTTGCGCGATGGCGCGCCCGAGCTCGCAGTAGGTGCCCTGCTCGATGGCGTAAACGCGTCGTGCCCCGGCCCGGGCACAGAGCAGCGAGAGCAGTCCGAATCCGGCCCCCACGTCGACGACCACGTCGCCCTTTCTGACTTGCTCCCGGATCGCGCGGCCGTAAGCATCCGTCCGCTCGAGGTCGGCCACGTATCGTCCGAACTCACGCAGCATTACGTCCACTTGACAGCTCCTGGCGGTTTGACGAAGGCCTTGATCGCGCGTGCGTAACGGGACCAATCCTGGCGACGGGTATCTAGGTGCAAGAAGGGGAGGCGTGTCTTCTTTAGTCCGTCCCATCGGTGCGCCTGCGACCAGCGGACGGCTTCGATTGCAGCTTCTCGGGAGCCGTACCATGCGTCCATGTCTTGGGCCCACTCCAGCCTGTCGGGGCGCTCTATCGAACGTGTCTCCGCAAGCTCGGAAGGAAAGGTCAACAGAACGAGAGAGGCGTCGAGCGCTTCGAGGCGCTCGTCGTATTGGTCGAGAAGTTCCCACCGAGGAAAGAGGGCGTAGGCCGTCAGGTGAAACCGCTCAACCAAGAGCAGCCCCGCCGCCCCTTCGTCCCGGTGTCGTTCGATTCTGGCGAGGACCGCGTCGAGGGCCTCAAACCTGGGCCTCTCCCTCCAGGCGGGGTTGCGCACCTGGTTCATCAGGTCCCCAAGTGTGTCCTCCTCTGGGATGAGCGAGGGTCGATGGGAAAAGCAGCTCTCCATCGCGCGCAGAACCGACGTCTTTCCCGCCCCCGTGACGCCTTCCAGAATCAGAACGGAGCTCAATTGGGGGCACCCCACAGCAGAACGTCGTTGAGACGCGGAACCGCTCGTTCCAGAACGGTGCGCTCGATCTCACTGAGCTCCGGATGCCAAAGATCCACCAGCATGAGCCCTCTCCAAACGTCGCTCGTGTTGACAGACTCGTGGTAGTAGCTGCTGTCGGCGGCCATGCATCGTCCATCGATCCAGGTGCGTCGTTGACCCCCGAAGCTGATCCAGGCTCCATCCGAGAACAGGGGCAAGTACAAAGTGACCACGAAATTCACCTTGTCACTGTGTTCCTTGATCCGGGAGTGAGGCCCGAGGAAGGACATGAGCGCCTCGCGCGCGGGAGGAACCTCATCGAGGGTGCGCAGCGCAACGGGTGCCTCCGCCGCTGTGGAGGGGACGCGGCGAAGGTGGCGTTGCAGGTAGTATCCCCTCCACTCACCCTCGAGCGGCGATTGCGGGTCTTTCGCCGGGCTGCTGCCAGATCGACCCGGATGTGAACGGAAGACCCACGGCTTGCTCAGAAGCCGCACCGCCTCTTCCCGAATGAGGGGGAACCGGCTCTCGAGACGTCTCGCGAGCGGAAAGGCATGCGCATCCCACCAAGGCCTCTCTGTGAGCCCTGGTACGTACAGGCGGGAATGCAAGGCGCGTTGAGGGCCTGGGTCGGGTGGGGTAGCCTCACCCCTGGCCACGGCGAAGAATACCTCGAGCCGCTCGAGTTCGCTCCCAGGATAGCGGGCGCACGACTCGGCCCAAAGTGCGTCGGCAGAGCGCTTCAATTCGCGGGCTTGATCTCTCATCACATCAAGCCTGTCGGATCAGGTGGTTCACCACGCCTGGACGCACGAGATTGGCATGGAAGGCTGCGTTTCGCACCTGGAGCCGCTCGCACGGGGGTACGAAGAGCGTGGTGTTGTAGGTAATCTTGTCGCCGCTGGAGGCCAACGCCGCCAGCGGCATCGAGATTCTGACCTCCCGGTGAGGGGCACCCATTTCGCACTCGACCAGCTCGACCATGTGACCTGGAGGATAAAACCCCATGAGGTACTCGGCCAAAGGCCGCAGCCGTTCGGCATGGTTCGGCGTTACGCGGGTGATGAATCCCGACCCAAAGCAACCAACTTGGAAGATCAATAAAGGAACATTGCGCATTGGTTGCAGGGCGTAGGAGACCATGCGGTTGGCGTCCAGAACCTGAAGGCCAGTGTTGGCGATGTCAAACGGCATCGTCGTGAGGAGCGTGTCGATGGCAGACAGCGCCGGAAGCACCCGAACCGAGACGCCGTACTGTGGGGCATGCTCGACGAGAAGATGTGTTGGTGAAACGTAGATGGACGGGTGACCCATCACGACGAGAACCACAGAGGCGTGGCGCAAACCCTCCCCGATCAGGAACGAAACGATCCGACCGTACACCTCGAGGTCGAGATCCCCTTCGCGATAGAAGTCGATCAAGCTTCGCGTGTTGGCGTTCAGACGCCGAAGGGCAGCGACAGCTTCCACGCCCGACACGAGGTGATAGACGACGTCAGCCTTCGCGACGACGTCAGCGGTCTCCAAAGTCGTATGGTGGCTGCCAAGCATCCCGGCGCCGCAAATGATGATCTCGTGCCGTTTGGACATGTTCTTGGTCTCAGTCTTCGGCTCAGGCATTCACCACTTCCAGTCTTCGTTTCGAGACCGCTTTGGGCGCGATCTGCCGGTCCTCTGCTATCGCCCCCCAGGGCACCGCGAGCCCAAGGAGCTTGCCCTTCTCGACGAAAACGAGCTTGTTCTCCATCCAAGACGAGATCCACTCGTCCATGACAGCCGCTTCGATGCCGGGGAATCTGCGTCGCAGCTCGGCGATCGAGATGATCCTTTCACATTCCAAGTACACGTCCCGCTCAGGGCCCCTCAGCCAGTGAAAACGTGCATTCTTGCCGCGAAAGTCTCGGATCTTGAGATAGTCCCGTCCGTCTTGCATGGAAAGCAATAGGTTTCCCTCCACGTGAGGTCGCAGTGAGTCGTAGTGATTCCGCCACTCCCGCAGGGCCTCTTTCACCTTTCGCCAAAGGGGGCGAAGCGCGTCCAACTGGGCGCTGTCGAAAGACTTCTCGGTCAGGAAGAGCCGTTGGTTCAGGTCCGGCGGCAAGAGCATGCCATACATGTGATAGTTGCGGACGTTGCGGATTCCGAACGTCTCTGGTGCCTTGTATGCTGGTGCCTGATACACCAGCGAGAAGTCGGCGATGTCAAGCGGTCTATAGCCTCGCGCGAACGCGATGTTCGTCAGTGTTTCGGCGATGTCTGCTTCGTCCATGCCCGGGTAGTCTACGATCAAGTTTGCCGTGTTCTTGATGCCGTATTGCTCACAGAACTTCATCGCCTGCAGATTCTGTAAGGTCGTCGTTCCCTTCACCATCTTCTCGAGAACAGACGTCGAGAGCGCTTCTATACCAAACTGCACCACACGGGCTCCAGCGCGGCTGAGTCGTCGAATCTGGTCGGGGTGTACAGACGCACGCGCTTCCATCCAGAAGTCGAGGCCGCCACCGATCGCGGTCAGTGCCTCGATGAACCCATCCGCTTCGCGGTGTCGAAGGATATTGTCGACGACGGTGAAATCGGGACACTCGTACTTTCTTGCGAGTTCGCGGATATCTTCGATCGACTGCTGGACGGGTTTCTCCCGATACCCATGCCATTGCAGGTTTAGATTGCAGAACGTGCAGCTCAGCATGGGGTCGACATGGCTTCGGTCCCACCAGCACCCCCTGCTGGTCTCTACCGGTATACGGATGCGGCCGATTTCCTCCTGGGAGTTGCCGCAGGAACGCAGAGTGCGAAAGTATCCGTCGTAGTTGGGTGGAGGTAGATCTGCCATGTTTGGGAGTTGGTCAACCTCGCCGAAGGCCGCCTCGGGTGAGTTGCGATGTACGACCGCCTTGACCTCCACAGTCTCGCCAGGGGCTGTCTTCTCCAAAGCCGAAGTCAGATTCAACAGGGGACTCTCGCCTTCACCGTTGACGACATAGTCCAAAAATGGGAACTCCTTTAGCAGAGTCTTCCCGATCAGGTTCGTGCAGCTTGGACCTCCCAGGACGATGTCCGTGGAGGGGGCTCTTCGCTTGACTTCGCGTGCGGCGAGCAGGCTTGGAATCATCTGGGCGAAAACCACGCTGAAACCCACGAGCCGATATTGTGACCAATCAGTCCGGTCGAGCCTGTCGAGCAGGCTCGACCGTAGGGTCTCGATGACGCTTCCGAAGTCTAACTCACGGAAGGCTGGATCGCTGTTTCGCGACGATTCGAGATAGTGGGCGATGGCGTTCGCGCGCTCGGGAAAGAAGATGTAGGCGAACAGGGCTTCGCCGACCCAGCTCACCGAGATTCGCTTGGCCAAATGGATCCCGACAGCATCAGCCAACTCCAGGAACAGCTCATACGTGTCCACTTCGATGTCGGGACGGTGTCGCTCCATCCAGGCCTTGAGGGTTCCCAGTTGAATCGATGGGCTTAGCGGATCCTGCCAGGGCATCGAGATGAGGGCGATGCGCATGCGAATTGTTCCTTGGTTTGGGGTGTTTCGGTGGGCTCAATGACGTCGGGCGGGAACCAACAACATCGCATCCTCGATGTTCGCCCGTAGCCAAAGATCGTCCCGTGCCAGGGGCATGGCAAGTAGGGAATCTCGTGGCGCCGCGGCTCCCGCGCGGTAGACGTGAACCGTCCAGTCGGCCCCCCACGTGTGGATGAGGCGCGTCGCCAGGGCAAGGCGGCCACCCGGAGGCACGTAAGCTGTGTTCCACAGCGCCAAAGACACGCGATGGTCGAGCTGGTAGCCATGATCGAGAACGTCGCGAGCGTCTGCGATCAGCGTGGCGGGTCGAAGAAGATCGTTGCCCAAAAGGCCTGCGTAGTTGTCGAGCGCCGAGGGCGCGGCGACCACCTCGAAGGTCACGTTCTGCTGCGCCGCCACAGCCGCGGCCACAGGAGTGAAGGGGTTGCCGAAGCTAGGATTACCCAACACGGCGACCGCCGCTCGCTCGTGGGCCCGTGCTGCAGAGACCGCGAGCTGAGCGGCTTTCGCCGTCACTCCAAAGGGGCCGGCGTCTCGGAAGACAGCCTGGTCGAGGTTGATGGCCGTTGGCGCCAATCGATGAAGCCTTTGTGACAGAACGGGCGGCAAACCGAAGTGTCCCACCCACCTGCATTCCGACAGCGTTCGCGCCCCTTGCAGAGTCAGCTGATCTCCGGAGCCAAATCCAAGGCCGATCACGGAGAGCATCGAGATCACGTCACTTCCACCTCACCCCGTCCAACTTGGCTCCGGTGAGGATGGCCCCATCGAGATTTGCACCACGGAGGTCCGAATTGCTCAGGTTGGCCTCCGTCAGGTCGGCGCCTGCCAGACTGGCGCCACGAAGATCCTGGTTCGAGAGGTCCGCACCTTTGAGGACAGCGCCGCGGAGCTGAATGACGGGGAAACTGGGTGTCGCCATCGCTGCCTGGTAGGCCGCCGCAGCCGCGTAGAAGGACGGGTCGATGGCGGGTGCGCAGCGAACGGCGGCTGGGTTGTAGAAGGACGGGTCGATGGCGGGTGCGCAGCGAACGGCGGCTGGGTTGTAGAAGGACGGGTCGATGGCGGGTGCGCAGCGAACGGCGGCCGGGTTGTAGATGGACGGGTCGATGGCGGGCGCGCAACGAACGGCGGCCGGGTTGTAGATGGACGGGTCGATGGCGGGTGCGCAACGAACGGCGGCCGGGTTGTAGAAGGACGGGTCGATGGCGGGCGCGCAACGAACGGCGGCCGGGTTGTAAATGGACGGGTCGATGGCGGGCGCGCAACGAACGGCGGCCGGGTTGTAAATGGACGGGTCGATGGCGGGTGCGCAACGGACGGCCGCGGGGTTGTAGGCGTCCTGGGGCGGGTATCTCGTAGGTTGCTCCAGAGCACCTAGGTGTGGATCTACTTTGAATTCCTTTTCCTGACTCATCACGTTCTCCTGAGCGGCAATGGGATTTGGGTAGGGATATTCGGCATGCAGAAGCTTGCCCGTCTGCGGATCACGGACGTATCGGGTTCGGGAGGTGGTCTCGACGATGCGACGGTGTGCGTCCAGCGCGCGACGAGCCACTTCCCAGTCGATCGCGCGCAATGAGGCCAGTTCGCGACCCGTGAGGCCAGCCCTGCCGGCCGCGTTTTCGGTCCTCGCCAAGCGCTCGAGGGTGTCGAGGTCGATGCGCTCCAACGTCAGCTCACTGAAGAGCCGCTGCAGATTCTCCAGGCTCATGGCGTGGCCTCAGCGTCAGGCGGCGCGGGCGCGGGTCGCCGCCGGGAAGAGATCGTTTAGGATCTCGAGGTTGTGGAAAAGGACCCAGGGCTCTGCCCCGATTGTCTCGGTGTATACGGCGCGAAGGTTTGTACAACGTGGAATCACGTGTTGGAGGGCTTCGACGGTGATGGGGTTGAGGGGACCCGTGTAGTCGTCGACCCAGGTGAGGTGGGCGGGATCTCCGAACATGCCGCCGGCGGTGTTGATCTCTCCGACGTGACTCAAGGGGAATTCGTCGATGCGATCGAGGAGAGGGCGTCGATGAAGCAGGTTGTAGCTGAAGAAGTGGCCCACATCGAAGTTGAGCGTTGCGCCCGTGGCTTCCACGAACGAACGGAAGAACGTGGAAAGGTGCATCTCGTCCGGTCCGGGCATGTAGAAGTGCGGAACCTCTGGGAAGAGCGACACCGGTACTCGTTCGCTCACCTCGCGCATCCGTCGAATACAAACCGAGAGGCATTCCTCCGTGAGGAAGGGCTGCACGTAGTTGGGGTGGCCTTGCGGACGAGAGCGAGCGAAGTTGGTGACTATGACGTCTTCGGTGGCCCACTCTGGCCGCCAGATGTCGACGATCTCATGGATTCTGCTCCAGTTCGCCGTGATCGTCGTACCATCGAAGGGAAGCTCGAAGTCCCCGCTGGCGTGCCAAACGTACTTCAATCCTGCGGGAAGTTGGGCCTTTAGCCGCTCCATGAAACCGCGGGAGTAGTTCTCGTAGGCGTAGACCGTCAGATACTGACAAAGGCCGCGCCGGTAACACTCGGTTACCACGTCAATGACCCCTGGCTCGCACAAATCGTTCGCCACACCCACGCCAAGCGCTCCCGCTTGGATCCGACTCGAATCTGACACTCCAAACACCTCCGGCATCCAGTGACGATGCTATCCGCGCCGGATAATATCTGCGGCTTCGCGCCATGGCAACAGGAAACACGGGCGCGCTTTGCTTGTAGAACCTCTGGGTGACTCGAAACTAGGAGGGTCCCGAGGATGCGCAAGAGCAGATTCACTGAAGACCAGATGGTCAAGATGCTGCGAGACGCCGACCGGACACGCAGGCGGGTCCCAAGATCAGGGCGGTGGCCGCCGACGAAAGCCATCGCCTCAACGACGCCTATGCCCGCATCGCCGCACACGTCGCACAGGGCAACGTGCCGAAGGTCTAAACGAGCCGCGGGCGGCGAGCGCCCCGATGCACGGGACGAGCCCAGGAGGATCGCGAGCGCCGGACGGAACCTCGGTCACCGGCGAAGGTGGAGCCTTGGCCCACCACGCCGGTGATCCGTTTTATCTCGTTGCCTCTCAGGGCAGCAGCCGACCCAGGTTGATGAGCTGGGTCTCGCCGCTGTTGTCGTCGACGCCATCGTTGTCGTTGACGATCCAGACATCGCCGGTGCGGGTCACCGCGCTGCCTTCGATCTTCTCGTAGACGGGGCCCGCCGGCCGCTTGAGATCAGGCACCAGGTCGCGAACCAGCGTCTTGGTCACGGTGGCGCCGTCGGCCACGCCTGCCAGCGTCACCCGGTAGAGCCGCTTGATGACGGCGTCGGGACCGCCCTGATTGTCGCGTTCCACCACCAGGAAGCTGCCGTCACCCAGGCTGCTGATATCGGAGAGGCCCACCCAGCCGCCGTTGGCCGAAGCCGGTGCCTCGAGCGGGTAGAAGGCGAAGGTCCAGGTGTCCGACACCACATCGTAGATGCCGATGCGCGCGTTGGCATCGCCCTGCCAGACCCGCTGGAAGGCCACGTACACCTTGCCAGCGTGTTCCGACACGCCTTCGTAGCCGAAGCGGATCTGCTTGGCGTTGATGGCATCCGGCAGCTTCACCACCTTCTCGATGACGCCATTGGCGTTCGTCTTGAACAGGAAGTTCAGGGTGTTGACCGGCCGCGCGGCTTCGCCGACCGTGCCCGCCCCTTCCGATGCGATCCAGAAGCCACCATCGCCCGCCACGGCAATGCCTTCGGGATCGATGTTCACCGTCTTGTCTGGGTTGATCATGGCCGCCAGATCCGCCTCATCGAAGACGTCTTTGCGGGTGGCGTCGTTCGCCGGAACGGTGGCATCAGCCAAATCCACGGCCGCCACCGCCTTGAACACGTCGTTCGTGTCGCGAATCGCAATTTCGCGAACGATGCGCGCAGGCCGGAAGCCCGTGTCGATGGCGAAGATGCGGTTCGCCTCGAAGGCGCTGTCCTCGATGGCGTAGAGCATGTTTCCGTGAATCGGATCGGCTGCCAGGCCCGACATGGCTGCCCACGGGATGGGGTTTCCGTTCAACCGGTCGTTCGAGATCAGCGTGGGGTAGGCCGCGGGCGCGGTTTCGTAGGCGTAAATGTTGATGACCGACCGCACGAGATCTTCGCGGCTATCCTCTTCGCTGGCCACGACCAGCAGGTTGCGCGATGGGATCGCCAGGGCGCCTTCGGGACCGATCCCGGCAGGCACCGCCTGCTTGAACACCGGCTTCCTCAGATCGGCCACGTCGTACACGAACACCAGGCTCGAACGCTCGGAGTTCACGAACAAGTAGCGATTGTTCCCGAACACCGCGAATTCCACGTTCTCAGGTTCGTTGCCTTTGTTGTCCGATCGGCCATCAGGATAATGCCCGAGGCGCGAAGCCATCACGTCCATCTCGCGACCAGAGCTGTAGACGACGTTGCCGTTGGTATCGAAAATGGTGAAACCACGGCTGCCGCCAGCCAGGTCGCCCTCGTCCGCCGTCGCGAAGAGATCCTTCGAAAGCCAGGCCACACCATCGGGCTCTCGGGGCACGTCCATCTTCGTCTCTGTCAACGAGATGATGCCGTCGTCCCTCGTGTCCACGCCCGTGAGGTTCACCTTGCCGGCGCTGAAGCTGCGCACGATGCTGCCATCGCTCAGCTTCACCAACACGATGCCGTTGTTCTCCTGCAGGCTGACCACGGCGATGTTGTCGCTGTTGATGTCCACGAACTCGGGTTCGGGATCCGTGGGGGTTTCGATGCCAGCGAGACCGGTGAGCACCACGTCTCGGGTGGTCCAGGCACTGGGCATACCCTCCAGGCTCACCACCACCAGCTTGCCCGCGGGCAGCTGAGGGATGGCGCCATCGTTCAGGTCTTCGTCACGCTGGTTCTCGATCACGACCGCGGCGTACTTGCCATCGGGGCTCACGGCCACCGAGTCGGGCTGCCCCCCAAGATCGATCTTGCGCACGGACATCTTCGTCGTCACGTCGACGACGTCCAGCTCGCCCGATACGTTCATGAAGCCGGCGCTCTTGTTTACTCCCACGAGGGCGTAGTTGCCCACC
It encodes the following:
- a CDS encoding DUF692 family protein, with amino-acid sequence MSDSSRIQAGALGVGVANDLCEPGVIDVVTECYRRGLCQYLTVYAYENYSRGFMERLKAQLPAGLKYVWHASGDFELPFDGTTITANWSRIHEIVDIWRPEWATEDVIVTNFARSRPQGHPNYVQPFLTEECLSVCIRRMREVSERVPVSLFPEVPHFYMPGPDEMHLSTFFRSFVEATGATLNFDVGHFFSYNLLHRRPLLDRIDEFPLSHVGEINTAGGMFGDPAHLTWVDDYTGPLNPITVEALQHVIPRCTNLRAVYTETIGAEPWVLFHNLEILNDLFPAATRARAA
- a CDS encoding esterase-like activity of phytase family protein codes for the protein MLRLKQIVLAVPLLLSPLVGCSGSDGEDGMNGPAGPAGPVGGAGQAGPPGDMGAPGAAGPSGAMGASGHSGLTVQTVLATGDAHCFDGGIRFDSGADANGNGQLEATEIVSTSFLCAPTSVDTGKNFNRIAVLPVCSQIDANCDDDTQTAAEIVAASADGMTLIYSDSPRKVVGFVDITDPRAPKAAGTLDLAGEPTSVAVVGNYALVGVNKSAGFMNVSGELDVVDVTTKMSVRKIDLGGQPDSVAVSPDGKYAAVVIENQRDEDLNDGAIPQLPAGKLVVVSLEGMPSAWTTRDVVLTGLAGIETPTDPEPEFVDINSDNIAVVSLQENNGIVLVKLSDGSIVRSFSAGKVNLTGVDTRDDGIISLTETKMDVPREPDGVAWLSKDLFATADEGDLAGGSRGFTIFDTNGNVVYSSGREMDVMASRLGHYPDGRSDNKGNEPENVEFAVFGNNRYLFVNSERSSLVFVYDVADLRKPVFKQAVPAGIGPEGALAIPSRNLLVVASEEDSREDLVRSVINIYAYETAPAAYPTLISNDRLNGNPIPWAAMSGLAADPIHGNMLYAIEDSAFEANRIFAIDTGFRPARIVREIAIRDTNDVFKAVAAVDLADATVPANDATRKDVFDEADLAAMINPDKTVNIDPEGIAVAGDGGFWIASEGAGTVGEAARPVNTLNFLFKTNANGVIEKVVKLPDAINAKQIRFGYEGVSEHAGKVYVAFQRVWQGDANARIGIYDVVSDTWTFAFYPLEAPASANGGWVGLSDISSLGDGSFLVVERDNQGGPDAVIKRLYRVTLAGVADGATVTKTLVRDLVPDLKRPAGPVYEKIEGSAVTRTGDVWIVNDNDGVDDNSGETQLINLGRLLP